A single Chanos chanos chromosome 8, fChaCha1.1, whole genome shotgun sequence DNA region contains:
- the tnrc6c2 gene encoding trinucleotide repeat-containing gene 6C protein isoform X2: MEEKKKKKQEEKTKKDPAQKKVADQKTKVPDCAKPSPSLLHPASPSQVLSVSVASSSGNGKRAPSSAQQQQQPASSTRYPPREVPPRFRQQEHKQLLKRGQPLPAGALPLTSSSCTQPGVSSPPLTPTSQRRTVLPHQSGPGAQYENSHWGLPTTNSSSTGWDQVIIDKNDTEAWPSITLSNNQASTECTLDVDRTTEVSSSSMSMATGASQQGHYPIKASGNHSTSMVSSQGGPNRGWGSDAKTDSLSVGNRGQPNWSSSNLNLNPNANPAAWPVLGHDGPGVGVGGIGGSNALPPSMCGPGGAPQALGTNGNGSMGSTNGNLGGDSGTAVWGNPDAPEQHQSSSTNVSFSMEPSNLNTDGPNHTKTEPMSPVTSWGGTLSQSPTETQQVSGDGTALWGSGDSKGGEPKDSAWDSGPSSGISTWGHGGVGSGSSGGGGGAWGDWGKQSSSEGTGWDAADDPPPERMSSWTSDAPASEGSGDSSGDHSRRRERSSSEDPPPLLPRQDLDPRVLCNSGWGQTPVRQHTVWEMDETQPDHKNDGGTEAWGSSSNAPSGPPHPPPGGANHNISTASRQDSGSKSEGPGRNMSASGWGGSVPPANQPGTGWGEPLANNKVPNGSVGGWGDPMSGGSNTNGPKSWGSEEKSPSWDDGPSNVKPQGWGDGPKPSSDWGSTGSGNSGEWGEPAEMKKSNSGNSSWEGEGGSWKESPGNWGKAAPAVAGGWGEAQRSSGPVQSWGGKPQENSGAGSMGSWGGPNSVKQSSSSWGSGARQESGSEATGWEEPSPPSIRRKMEIDDGTSTWGDPSAYSKTVNMWDRNNPVSPSNPVPSNNGSSNSNHSVPSNNNHHHHHSHHNQGPTQNHSNGGNNNGSPSHPGPPHNRPPLVTPGWGELPNVQPKTEPSSWGEPAPSIPSVDNGTSAWGKPPRGCGGWGEGGHEPTGPYGRGNAHPGSAPCKQAPKSMQDGWGSGGEEMSMNTGQWETDDGDMWNSPTSQESSSSCSSWNQPKKGPLKGKAPNKQDEVWIMNRLIKQLTDMGFPRDPAEEALKSSNMNLDQAMSALLEKKTELDKRGMGMSDYNNGMNKPIVCRPTALSKDPSSDRSPFLDKDGGLSDDTPTSPFMPSPGLKLPLSNSSLPNHGLGGVSSGLAMQNLNNRQMQNGMFGSNGAAQARALQQQAPPPQPSVPPLSSTQPTLRAQVPQFLSPQVQAQLLQFAAKNIGLNPALLTSPINPQQMTLLYQLQQLQMAYQRLQIQQQMMQAQRSVSGPIRQQEQQVARTINNMQQQIQQHQRQLAQALLMKQQQQQPPPPTSHPSLHPSVAGLNPNMNVNCMEVGGLSMKDPPQPQSRLSQWTHANSMDSLSANASHMEANLNKHGAISNAPTHGPGGKQSMDDSFSSYNLISSSESPTSPLVPPESWAQGKSPSEKISNGTNISWPPEFCPGVPWKGLQNIDPETDPNMTPGSVPSGPTINTNIQDVNRYLLRDRSGGKLLDMKSTWSSGPISHTQASLSHELWKVPPGTRNTTAPSRPPPGLTNTKPSSTWGGNTLGLTQGWSSSYSSEGTTWSTDSSNRTSSWLVLRNLTPQIDGSTLRTLCMQHGPLITFHLNLTQGNAVVRYSSKEEAAKAQKSLHMCVLGNTTILAEFAGEEEVNRFFAQGQSLTPTTSWQANPGTNQTRLGNAGSSHAVGHWSGGVGGAKAGSGGGGSGGDLLWGGVQQYSSLWGPPNGEDTRVIGSPIPINTLLPGDLLSGESM, translated from the exons atggaagaaaagaaaaagaaaaagcaagaagaaaagacaaagaaggaTCCTGCTCAGAAAAAG gttgCTGATCAGAAAACCAAAG TGCCAGACTGTGCTAAGCCCAGCCCCAGCCTCCTTCACCCTGCCAGCCCCAGTCAAGTCCTGTCCGTATCCGTGGCTAGCAGCAGTGGCAATGGCAAGCGTGCCCCCTCCAGTGcccaacagcagcagcagccagcGTCTAGCACACGTTACCCACCGCGTGAGGTGCCCCCGCGTTTCCGTCAGCAGGAGCACAAGCAGCTACTGAAGAGGGGCCAGCCACTGCCTGCAGGCGCCTTGcctctcacctcctcttcctGCACTCAGCCTGGAGTCAGCTCACCTCCCCTTACACCGACCAGCCAACGACGCACAG TGTTGCCCCACCAGAGTGGCCCAGGTGCCCAGTATGAGAATTCCCACTGGGGCCTTCCAACCACCAATAGCAGCAGCACTGGCTGGGATCAAGTGATCATTGATAAAAACGATACCGAAGCTTGGCCTTCCATTACCCTAAGCAACAACCAGGCATCAACAGAATGCACCTTGGACGTTGACCGAACGACAGAGGTCAGCAGTAGCAGCATGAGTATGGCCACAGGTGCAAGTCAGCAGGGTCATTACCCCATTAAAGCCAGCGGCAATCACTCCACAAGCATGGTCTCCAGCCAGGGTGGCCCCAACAGGGGCTGGGGCTCTGATGCTAAAACTGACAGCTTGTCTGTGGGTAACAGGGGCCAACCCAACTGGAGCTCTTCTAATCTAAACCTCAATCCTAATGCCAATCCTGCTGCTTGGCCGGTCCTTGGACATGATGGACCTGGCGTTGGGGTTGGTGGAATCGGGGGGTCAAATGCACTGCCCCCTAGCATGTGTGGCCCAGGAGGAGCTCCTCAAGCTCTTGGCACCAATGGAAATGGCAGCATGGGCAGCACTAATGGAAACCTTGGAGGAGATAGTGGCACTGCTGTCTGGGGCAATCCAGATGCCCCAGAGCAGCACCAGTCCTCATCAACAAATGTGTCTTTCAGCATGGAACCTTCAAACCTTAACACTGACGGACCAAACCACACTAAAACTGAGCCCATGAGCCCTGTGACCAGCTGGGGAGGCACCCTCAGCCAGTCCCCCACTGAAACTCAGCAGGTCAGTGGAGATGGGACTGCCCTCTGGGGCAGTGGAGATTCAAAAGGAGGCGAACCCAAGGACTCTGCCTGGGATTCAGGACCATCTAGTGGCATCTCTACTTGGGGTCACGGAGGAGTAGGGAGTGGAagcagtggaggaggtggtggagccTGGGGTGACTGGGGAAAGCAATCCAGCAGTGAAGGTACTGGATGGGATGCTGCAGATGATCCACCTCCAGAGCGGATGAGTTCTTGGACCAGCGATGCCCCAGCAAGTGAGGGCAGTGGTGACAGCAGTGGAGACCATTCACGCAGGAGAGAAAGATCATCCAGTGAAGACCCACCTCCTCTGCTCCCACGGCAGGACCTGGACCCACGTGTGCTTTGCAACTCTGGCTGGGGGCAAACCCCAGTCCGCCAGCACACCGTCTGGGAAATGGATGAAACACAACCCGACCACAAAAACGATGGCGGCACTGAGGCATGGGGTTCTTCCTCAAATGCCCCATCCGGACCCCCACATCCTCCTCCTGGAGGTGCTAACCACAACATAAGTACAGCTTCTAGACAAGACTCTGGGAGCAAAAGTGAGGGTCCTGGCCGAAATATGTCAGCCTCAGGCTGGGGAGGGTCCGTTCCACCTGCCAATCAGCCTGGCACTGGATGGGGTGAACCACTTGCCAATAATAAGGTGCCCAATGGATCAGTGGGTGGTTGGGGTGATCCAATGTCAGGAGGTTCTAACACCAATGGCCCCAAATCATGGGGTTCAGAGGAAAAGTCTCCCAGCTGGGATGATGGCCCTTCCAATGTCAAACCACAGGGCTGGGGAGATGGGCCTAAGCCTTCTTCTGACTGGGGAAGCACTGGAAGCGGAAATAGTGGAGAATGGGGGGAACCTGcagagatgaagaagagcaACAGCGGGAACTCCTCCTGGGAAGGAGAAGGAGGCAGCTGGAAGGAAAGTCCCGGCAATTGGGGAAAAGCGGCTCCAGCAGTTGCAGGAGGCTGGGGGGAAGCCCAACGCTCCAGTGGTCCTGTTCAAAGCTGGGGTGGCAAGCCTCAAGAAAACAGCGGAGCAGGAAGCATGGGTTCATGGGGGGGCCCAAACTCTGTAAAACAAAGCAGCTCAAGTTGGGGCTCAGGAGCCAGGCAGGAGTCTGGGAGCGAGGCTACAGGCTGGGAGGAgccttctcctccctctatccGTCGCAAAATGGAGATTGATGATGGTACCTCAACCTGGGGAGACCCCAGTGCTTACAGCAAGACCGTCAACATGTGGGACAGGAACAATCCCGTTTCCCCGAGTAATCCAGTTCCCAGCAACAATGGCAGCAGTAACAGTAACCACTCAGTGCCCAGCAACAacaatcaccatcaccaccactctCACCACAACCAGGGTCCCACCCAGAACCATTCCAATGGTGGAAACAATAATGGTTCCCCCAGTCATCCTGGACCTCCACATAACAGACCACCCTTAGTAACACCAG gatgGGGAGAGCTGCCCAATGTCCAACCTAAGACTGAACCTTCATCCTGGGGGGAGCCAGCCCCTTCCATTCCTTCAGTGGACAATGGCACTTCTGCTTGGGGCAAGCCCCCGAGAGGCTGTGGAGGATGGGGCGAGGGAGGACATGAGCCTACAGGGCCCTATGGTAGAGGCAATGCACATCCTGGATCTGCCCCATGCAAGCAAG CCCCAAAATCTATGCAAGACGGCTGGGGAtctggaggagaggaaatgagCATGAACACGGGCCAATGGGAGACTGACGATGGGGACATGTGGAACAGCCCCACCTCCCAAGAGAGCAGCTCTTCCTGTAGCTCCTGGAACCAACCCAAGAAGGGCCCACTGAAG gGGAAGGCACCTAACAAACAGGATGAGGTCTGGATCATGAACCGGCTGATCAAACAGCTCACAGACATGGGCTTCCCA AGAGACCCTGCAGAGGAGGCTCTGAAGAGCAGCAACATGAATTTGGATCAAGCTATGA GCGCGCTgttggagaaaaagacagaactgGACAAGCGAGGAATGGGCATGTCGGACTACAACAACGGGATGAACAAGCCCATAGTGTGCCGGCCCACGGCCCTCTCCAAAGACCCCTCATCAGATCGCTCCCCCTTCCTGGACAAG GACGGCGGCCTGTCGGACGACACACCGACCTCACCATTTATGCCTTCCCCTGGCCTGAAGCTCCCACTGTCCAATAGCAGCCTCCCCAACCACGGCCTGGGTGGGGTCTCCTCGGGGCTGGCCATGCAAAACTTGAACAATAGACAG atgCAGAATGGAATGTTTGGCAGTAACGGAGCAGCACAAGCCCGGGCTCTGCAGCAGCAGGCCCCTCCCCCTCAGCCGTCAGTGCCGCCTCTCAGCTCCACCCAGCCTACTCTACGCGCTCAAGTGCCTCAGTTTCTCTCCCCTCAG GTTCAAGCACAGCTCTTGCAGTTTGCAGCAAAAAACATTGGTCTGAACCCTGCACTTTTAACCTCACCAATAAACCCTCAACAAATGACCCTATTGTACCAACTCCAGCAACTGCAAATG gcgtACCAGCGTTTACAAATCCAGCAGCAGATGATGCAGGCTCAGCGCAGTGTATCCGGTCCCATTAGACAACAAGAGCAGCAA GTTGCACGTACAATCAACAACATGCAGCAGCAGATCCAACAGCACCAGCGTCAGCTGGCCCAGGCTCTGCTCatgaagcagcagcagcaacagcctCCACCTCCCACCTCTCACCCCAGCCTGCACCCCAGCGTTG CTGGCTTGAACCCAAACATGAATGTAAACTGCATGGAGGTGGGCGGGCTGTCCATGAAGGATCCTCCACAGCCGCAGTCTCGGCTGTCTCAGTGGACGCACGCCAACTCCATGGATTCTCTGTCAGCCAATGCCTCACACATGGAGGCCAACCTCAATAAGCATG gtGCCATCTCTAATGCCCCTACCCATGGCCCAGGGGGTAAGCAGTCAATGGACGACTCTTTCAGCTCCTACAATCTGATTTCCAGCTCTGAGTCGCCCACTAGTCCTCTGGTCCCCCCAGAGAGCTGGGCACAGGGGAAGAGCCCCAGCGAGAAGATCTCTAACGGCACGAACATCAGCTGGCCTCCAG agTTCTGTCCTGGAGTGCCCTGGAAAGGTCTGCAGAACATTGACCCCGAGACTGACCCCAACATGACCCCAGGGAGCGTTCCAAGCGGCCCCACCATAAACACTAATATCCAGGATGTCAATCGCTACCTTCTCAGAGACAGGAGTGGAG GTAAACTCTTGGACATGAAGTCCACTTGGTCCTCTGGACCCATCTCTCACACCCAGGCCTCGCTGTCCCACGAGCTGTGGAAGGTTCCCCCAGGCACTCGGAACACCACGGCCCCCTCCCGCCCCCCACCGGGACTAACCAACACTAAACCCTCCTCTACCTGGGGAGGGAACACCTTGGGCCTGACCCAGGGCTGGAGCAGCTCGTACTCCTCAG AGGGTACTACATGGAGTACAGACAGCTCCAACCGGACCAGCAGCTGGCTAGTGCTCAGGAACCTTACGCCTCAG ATCGACGGTTCCACTTTGCGTACGCTGTGCATGCAGCACGGCCCCCTCATCACATTCCATCTCAACCTGACCCAGGGGAATGCCGTGGTGCGCTACAGCTCAAAGGAGGAGGCAGCCAAAGCCCAGAAATCCCTGCACAT gtgtgtgttgggAAACACCACCATCTTGGCAGAGTTTGCTGGTGAGGAGGAGGTTAACCGCTTCTTTGCACAAGGTCAGTCCCTTACACCCACCACCAGCTGGCAGGCCAACCCAGGCACCAATCAGACACGACTGGGCAACGCTGGGTCATCTCACGCCGTTGGCCACTGGAGcggtggagtgggtggagcCAAGGCAGGCAGCGGAGGCGGAGGAAGCGGAGGCGATCTGCTTTGGGGCGGAGTCCAGCAGTATTCCAGCCTATGGGGTCCACCCAACGGAGAGGACACCAGGGTCATCGGGAGCCCCATCCCAATCAACACGCTGCTCCCAGGAGACCTGCTGAGCGGAGAGTCCATGTAG
- the tnrc6c2 gene encoding trinucleotide repeat-containing gene 6C protein isoform X1, with protein MEEKKKKKQEEKTKKDPAQKKVADQKTKVPDCAKPSPSLLHPASPSQVLSVSVASSSGNGKRAPSSAQQQQQPASSTRYPPREVPPRFRQQEHKQLLKRGQPLPAGALPLTSSSCTQPGVSSPPLTPTSQRRTVLPHQSGPGAQYENSHWGLPTTNSSSTGWDQVIIDKNDTEAWPSITLSNNQASTECTLDVDRTTEVSSSSMSMATGASQQGHYPIKASGNHSTSMVSSQGGPNRGWGSDAKTDSLSVGNRGQPNWSSSNLNLNPNANPAAWPVLGHDGPGVGVGGIGGSNALPPSMCGPGGAPQALGTNGNGSMGSTNGNLGGDSGTAVWGNPDAPEQHQSSSTNVSFSMEPSNLNTDGPNHTKTEPMSPVTSWGGTLSQSPTETQQVSGDGTALWGSGDSKGGEPKDSAWDSGPSSGISTWGHGGVGSGSSGGGGGAWGDWGKQSSSEGTGWDAADDPPPERMSSWTSDAPASEGSGDSSGDHSRRRERSSSEDPPPLLPRQDLDPRVLCNSGWGQTPVRQHTVWEMDETQPDHKNDGGTEAWGSSSNAPSGPPHPPPGGANHNISTASRQDSGSKSEGPGRNMSASGWGGSVPPANQPGTGWGEPLANNKVPNGSVGGWGDPMSGGSNTNGPKSWGSEEKSPSWDDGPSNVKPQGWGDGPKPSSDWGSTGSGNSGEWGEPAEMKKSNSGNSSWEGEGGSWKESPGNWGKAAPAVAGGWGEAQRSSGPVQSWGGKPQENSGAGSMGSWGGPNSVKQSSSSWGSGARQESGSEATGWEEPSPPSIRRKMEIDDGTSTWGDPSAYSKTVNMWDRNNPVSPSNPVPSNNGSSNSNHSVPSNNNHHHHHSHHNQGPTQNHSNGGNNNGSPSHPGPPHNRPPLVTPGWGELPNVQPKTEPSSWGEPAPSIPSVDNGTSAWGKPPRGCGGWGEGGHEPTGPYGRGNAHPGSAPCKQAPKSMQDGWGSGGEEMSMNTGQWETDDGDMWNSPTSQESSSSCSSWNQPKKGPLKGKAPNKQDEVWIMNRLIKQLTDMGFPRDPAEEALKSSNMNLDQAMSALLEKKTELDKRGMGMSDYNNGMNKPIVCRPTALSKDPSSDRSPFLDKDGGLSDDTPTSPFMPSPGLKLPLSNSSLPNHGLGGVSSGLAMQNLNNRQMQNGMFGSNGAAQARALQQQAPPPQPSVPPLSSTQPTLRAQVPQFLSPQVQAQLLQFAAKNIGLNPALLTSPINPQQMTLLYQLQQLQMAYQRLQIQQQMMQAQRSVSGPIRQQEQQVARTINNMQQQIQQHQRQLAQALLMKQQQQQPPPPTSHPSLHPSVGKSALDSFPVHPQASGLSDLQTKDPQSSPNSYSPYPLSGLNPNMNVNCMEVGGLSMKDPPQPQSRLSQWTHANSMDSLSANASHMEANLNKHGAISNAPTHGPGGKQSMDDSFSSYNLISSSESPTSPLVPPESWAQGKSPSEKISNGTNISWPPEFCPGVPWKGLQNIDPETDPNMTPGSVPSGPTINTNIQDVNRYLLRDRSGGKLLDMKSTWSSGPISHTQASLSHELWKVPPGTRNTTAPSRPPPGLTNTKPSSTWGGNTLGLTQGWSSSYSSEGTTWSTDSSNRTSSWLVLRNLTPQIDGSTLRTLCMQHGPLITFHLNLTQGNAVVRYSSKEEAAKAQKSLHMCVLGNTTILAEFAGEEEVNRFFAQGQSLTPTTSWQANPGTNQTRLGNAGSSHAVGHWSGGVGGAKAGSGGGGSGGDLLWGGVQQYSSLWGPPNGEDTRVIGSPIPINTLLPGDLLSGESM; from the exons atggaagaaaagaaaaagaaaaagcaagaagaaaagacaaagaaggaTCCTGCTCAGAAAAAG gttgCTGATCAGAAAACCAAAG TGCCAGACTGTGCTAAGCCCAGCCCCAGCCTCCTTCACCCTGCCAGCCCCAGTCAAGTCCTGTCCGTATCCGTGGCTAGCAGCAGTGGCAATGGCAAGCGTGCCCCCTCCAGTGcccaacagcagcagcagccagcGTCTAGCACACGTTACCCACCGCGTGAGGTGCCCCCGCGTTTCCGTCAGCAGGAGCACAAGCAGCTACTGAAGAGGGGCCAGCCACTGCCTGCAGGCGCCTTGcctctcacctcctcttcctGCACTCAGCCTGGAGTCAGCTCACCTCCCCTTACACCGACCAGCCAACGACGCACAG TGTTGCCCCACCAGAGTGGCCCAGGTGCCCAGTATGAGAATTCCCACTGGGGCCTTCCAACCACCAATAGCAGCAGCACTGGCTGGGATCAAGTGATCATTGATAAAAACGATACCGAAGCTTGGCCTTCCATTACCCTAAGCAACAACCAGGCATCAACAGAATGCACCTTGGACGTTGACCGAACGACAGAGGTCAGCAGTAGCAGCATGAGTATGGCCACAGGTGCAAGTCAGCAGGGTCATTACCCCATTAAAGCCAGCGGCAATCACTCCACAAGCATGGTCTCCAGCCAGGGTGGCCCCAACAGGGGCTGGGGCTCTGATGCTAAAACTGACAGCTTGTCTGTGGGTAACAGGGGCCAACCCAACTGGAGCTCTTCTAATCTAAACCTCAATCCTAATGCCAATCCTGCTGCTTGGCCGGTCCTTGGACATGATGGACCTGGCGTTGGGGTTGGTGGAATCGGGGGGTCAAATGCACTGCCCCCTAGCATGTGTGGCCCAGGAGGAGCTCCTCAAGCTCTTGGCACCAATGGAAATGGCAGCATGGGCAGCACTAATGGAAACCTTGGAGGAGATAGTGGCACTGCTGTCTGGGGCAATCCAGATGCCCCAGAGCAGCACCAGTCCTCATCAACAAATGTGTCTTTCAGCATGGAACCTTCAAACCTTAACACTGACGGACCAAACCACACTAAAACTGAGCCCATGAGCCCTGTGACCAGCTGGGGAGGCACCCTCAGCCAGTCCCCCACTGAAACTCAGCAGGTCAGTGGAGATGGGACTGCCCTCTGGGGCAGTGGAGATTCAAAAGGAGGCGAACCCAAGGACTCTGCCTGGGATTCAGGACCATCTAGTGGCATCTCTACTTGGGGTCACGGAGGAGTAGGGAGTGGAagcagtggaggaggtggtggagccTGGGGTGACTGGGGAAAGCAATCCAGCAGTGAAGGTACTGGATGGGATGCTGCAGATGATCCACCTCCAGAGCGGATGAGTTCTTGGACCAGCGATGCCCCAGCAAGTGAGGGCAGTGGTGACAGCAGTGGAGACCATTCACGCAGGAGAGAAAGATCATCCAGTGAAGACCCACCTCCTCTGCTCCCACGGCAGGACCTGGACCCACGTGTGCTTTGCAACTCTGGCTGGGGGCAAACCCCAGTCCGCCAGCACACCGTCTGGGAAATGGATGAAACACAACCCGACCACAAAAACGATGGCGGCACTGAGGCATGGGGTTCTTCCTCAAATGCCCCATCCGGACCCCCACATCCTCCTCCTGGAGGTGCTAACCACAACATAAGTACAGCTTCTAGACAAGACTCTGGGAGCAAAAGTGAGGGTCCTGGCCGAAATATGTCAGCCTCAGGCTGGGGAGGGTCCGTTCCACCTGCCAATCAGCCTGGCACTGGATGGGGTGAACCACTTGCCAATAATAAGGTGCCCAATGGATCAGTGGGTGGTTGGGGTGATCCAATGTCAGGAGGTTCTAACACCAATGGCCCCAAATCATGGGGTTCAGAGGAAAAGTCTCCCAGCTGGGATGATGGCCCTTCCAATGTCAAACCACAGGGCTGGGGAGATGGGCCTAAGCCTTCTTCTGACTGGGGAAGCACTGGAAGCGGAAATAGTGGAGAATGGGGGGAACCTGcagagatgaagaagagcaACAGCGGGAACTCCTCCTGGGAAGGAGAAGGAGGCAGCTGGAAGGAAAGTCCCGGCAATTGGGGAAAAGCGGCTCCAGCAGTTGCAGGAGGCTGGGGGGAAGCCCAACGCTCCAGTGGTCCTGTTCAAAGCTGGGGTGGCAAGCCTCAAGAAAACAGCGGAGCAGGAAGCATGGGTTCATGGGGGGGCCCAAACTCTGTAAAACAAAGCAGCTCAAGTTGGGGCTCAGGAGCCAGGCAGGAGTCTGGGAGCGAGGCTACAGGCTGGGAGGAgccttctcctccctctatccGTCGCAAAATGGAGATTGATGATGGTACCTCAACCTGGGGAGACCCCAGTGCTTACAGCAAGACCGTCAACATGTGGGACAGGAACAATCCCGTTTCCCCGAGTAATCCAGTTCCCAGCAACAATGGCAGCAGTAACAGTAACCACTCAGTGCCCAGCAACAacaatcaccatcaccaccactctCACCACAACCAGGGTCCCACCCAGAACCATTCCAATGGTGGAAACAATAATGGTTCCCCCAGTCATCCTGGACCTCCACATAACAGACCACCCTTAGTAACACCAG gatgGGGAGAGCTGCCCAATGTCCAACCTAAGACTGAACCTTCATCCTGGGGGGAGCCAGCCCCTTCCATTCCTTCAGTGGACAATGGCACTTCTGCTTGGGGCAAGCCCCCGAGAGGCTGTGGAGGATGGGGCGAGGGAGGACATGAGCCTACAGGGCCCTATGGTAGAGGCAATGCACATCCTGGATCTGCCCCATGCAAGCAAG CCCCAAAATCTATGCAAGACGGCTGGGGAtctggaggagaggaaatgagCATGAACACGGGCCAATGGGAGACTGACGATGGGGACATGTGGAACAGCCCCACCTCCCAAGAGAGCAGCTCTTCCTGTAGCTCCTGGAACCAACCCAAGAAGGGCCCACTGAAG gGGAAGGCACCTAACAAACAGGATGAGGTCTGGATCATGAACCGGCTGATCAAACAGCTCACAGACATGGGCTTCCCA AGAGACCCTGCAGAGGAGGCTCTGAAGAGCAGCAACATGAATTTGGATCAAGCTATGA GCGCGCTgttggagaaaaagacagaactgGACAAGCGAGGAATGGGCATGTCGGACTACAACAACGGGATGAACAAGCCCATAGTGTGCCGGCCCACGGCCCTCTCCAAAGACCCCTCATCAGATCGCTCCCCCTTCCTGGACAAG GACGGCGGCCTGTCGGACGACACACCGACCTCACCATTTATGCCTTCCCCTGGCCTGAAGCTCCCACTGTCCAATAGCAGCCTCCCCAACCACGGCCTGGGTGGGGTCTCCTCGGGGCTGGCCATGCAAAACTTGAACAATAGACAG atgCAGAATGGAATGTTTGGCAGTAACGGAGCAGCACAAGCCCGGGCTCTGCAGCAGCAGGCCCCTCCCCCTCAGCCGTCAGTGCCGCCTCTCAGCTCCACCCAGCCTACTCTACGCGCTCAAGTGCCTCAGTTTCTCTCCCCTCAG GTTCAAGCACAGCTCTTGCAGTTTGCAGCAAAAAACATTGGTCTGAACCCTGCACTTTTAACCTCACCAATAAACCCTCAACAAATGACCCTATTGTACCAACTCCAGCAACTGCAAATG gcgtACCAGCGTTTACAAATCCAGCAGCAGATGATGCAGGCTCAGCGCAGTGTATCCGGTCCCATTAGACAACAAGAGCAGCAA GTTGCACGTACAATCAACAACATGCAGCAGCAGATCCAACAGCACCAGCGTCAGCTGGCCCAGGCTCTGCTCatgaagcagcagcagcaacagcctCCACCTCCCACCTCTCACCCCAGCCTGCACCCCAGCGTTGGTAAATCAGCCCTGGACTCCTTCCCAGTACACCCCCAGGCATCGGGCCTGTCCGACCTGCAGACCAAAGATCCGCAGTCCTCGCCCAACTCCTACAGTCCCTACCCgctct CTGGCTTGAACCCAAACATGAATGTAAACTGCATGGAGGTGGGCGGGCTGTCCATGAAGGATCCTCCACAGCCGCAGTCTCGGCTGTCTCAGTGGACGCACGCCAACTCCATGGATTCTCTGTCAGCCAATGCCTCACACATGGAGGCCAACCTCAATAAGCATG gtGCCATCTCTAATGCCCCTACCCATGGCCCAGGGGGTAAGCAGTCAATGGACGACTCTTTCAGCTCCTACAATCTGATTTCCAGCTCTGAGTCGCCCACTAGTCCTCTGGTCCCCCCAGAGAGCTGGGCACAGGGGAAGAGCCCCAGCGAGAAGATCTCTAACGGCACGAACATCAGCTGGCCTCCAG agTTCTGTCCTGGAGTGCCCTGGAAAGGTCTGCAGAACATTGACCCCGAGACTGACCCCAACATGACCCCAGGGAGCGTTCCAAGCGGCCCCACCATAAACACTAATATCCAGGATGTCAATCGCTACCTTCTCAGAGACAGGAGTGGAG GTAAACTCTTGGACATGAAGTCCACTTGGTCCTCTGGACCCATCTCTCACACCCAGGCCTCGCTGTCCCACGAGCTGTGGAAGGTTCCCCCAGGCACTCGGAACACCACGGCCCCCTCCCGCCCCCCACCGGGACTAACCAACACTAAACCCTCCTCTACCTGGGGAGGGAACACCTTGGGCCTGACCCAGGGCTGGAGCAGCTCGTACTCCTCAG AGGGTACTACATGGAGTACAGACAGCTCCAACCGGACCAGCAGCTGGCTAGTGCTCAGGAACCTTACGCCTCAG ATCGACGGTTCCACTTTGCGTACGCTGTGCATGCAGCACGGCCCCCTCATCACATTCCATCTCAACCTGACCCAGGGGAATGCCGTGGTGCGCTACAGCTCAAAGGAGGAGGCAGCCAAAGCCCAGAAATCCCTGCACAT gtgtgtgttgggAAACACCACCATCTTGGCAGAGTTTGCTGGTGAGGAGGAGGTTAACCGCTTCTTTGCACAAGGTCAGTCCCTTACACCCACCACCAGCTGGCAGGCCAACCCAGGCACCAATCAGACACGACTGGGCAACGCTGGGTCATCTCACGCCGTTGGCCACTGGAGcggtggagtgggtggagcCAAGGCAGGCAGCGGAGGCGGAGGAAGCGGAGGCGATCTGCTTTGGGGCGGAGTCCAGCAGTATTCCAGCCTATGGGGTCCACCCAACGGAGAGGACACCAGGGTCATCGGGAGCCCCATCCCAATCAACACGCTGCTCCCAGGAGACCTGCTGAGCGGAGAGTCCATGTAG